The genomic DNA GATACTCTCGGAGCAGTATGATTAAAGTTTGCGTATGCTTAGTTGTAGTCTTAATCCTTGTTCTAATGGAAGATACTCTCGGAGAATATTATGACAAGTATTAGAGAATCTCTTTCAAGAGGTCTTAATCCTTGTTCTAATGGAAGATACTCTCGGAGAACTCATCAAGAATGGTGCTAAGTCAGTAAAAGGGTCTTAATCCTTGTTCTAATGGAAGATACTCTCGGAGAGCATAACATTCAGTATTATTAATAGTACTTTAAGTCTTAATCCTTGTTCTAATGGAAGATACTCTCGGAGAAGAGTTATTTGCTGCATGCAAAGAGTGGTTGGTAGTGTCTTAATCCTTGTTCTAATGGAAGATACTCTCGGAGCTTGTAAAAACTATGAAGGAGAAGTTTTAGGCGTCTTAATCCTTGTTCTAATGGAAGATACTCTCGGAGTCTGGCGCATCGACTGGTGAAGAGGAAACAGAAGAGTCTTAATCCTTGTTCTAATGGAAGATACTCTCGGAGGCCTTCTCCTTCTTAGCAGGAGTAACAGCGAAGATTTGTCTTAATCCTTGTTCTAATGGAAGATACTCTCGGAGAGAATACGAGTCTGATGGTGTAACGATGAGCGAAGGTCTTAATCCTTGTTCTAATGGAAGATACTCTCGGAGTAAATAACTATGAATAGAAAAAGAACTTTAAGTGGTCTTAATCCTTGTTCTAATGGAAGATACTCTCGGAGCTGTAGAGAAATACGAAAACGTGTTCTTTGAAGGTCTTAATCCTTGTTCTAATGGAAGATACTCTCGGAGCAAAAGAGAAATGACGGTTAGGCGTGTATTGTCTTGTCTTAATCCTTGTTCTAATGGAAGATACTCTCGGAGCGAGTCTGATGGAACTATAATGAGCGAAGGGTTTGCGTCTTAATCCTTGTTCTAATGGAAGATACTCTCGGAGTAGCTGGTAGCTTTGTAAACTCTACTGGCGACTATGTGTCTTAATCCTTGTTCTAATGGAAGATACTCTCGGAGGCTAATAGTCAGCACCAAAAGGGAAATGAGCGTGCGTCTTAATCCTTGTTCTAATGGAAGATACTCTCGGAGTCGAGTAAAAAAAACAAAAAAACAATAATAATGATATGGTCTTAATCCTTGTTCTAATGGAAGATACTCTCGGAGAGCAAGACCTACGAATCCTTTATTTCAGAGGTTTTGATAATAATAAGACCTACCAACTTAGTTTTTGTTAACACAAATTAACCGTCTTAAAAGCGAGTGCAAAGGTAGTCATTTTTTTACAGAATGTCAAAGAGCGCAGACTTAAATTATCTTAATCAAAGACGGGTTTTTATAAACTCTCGCCAGCTTGTGCCTTCCAGAAGCGGGAGGTGATATCCTCAAAGCTGCCATCAGCACAGCGACGATACATTCGCTGATTGGTGCAAGGAGAATCTAAACCACCGAGGTGGCGGAGATAAGGTCCGACTTTGATATAATCGAAGCGTTGCTGATTGATGAGCGGAGAAATAGCTGTGCGCCCTGTATACCACCCTATTTTCAGTCCTGCATGATGACATCGAATGTGTTCAGCGAGCCTGTCAACTTCTTCAGCATCGGCATCGCCTCCCATAAAGCCCACACACGTTATTGTGTCTTCCATCTCAAGAATCAGTGTAGACAATGCCTCTGTCGTCAAGTCTTCTCCCCTATCTGCCCAGAGAAATTGACTATGGCAGCCAGGGCAGCGACACGGACAACCCGACACGTTGATGGCAAGCGTCACCTCATCGGGAAACTCCTGAAAAACAATATCTGTATTGATATAACGAAGCATCGTTGTCTAACTCTTTTATGAAAAGCATTCAAGTTCAAAGGACTATCACCACCTGCATAAGGCTGCGACCTCTCCTTTTGAAAATATTTATTCTTAGCTACAAAGATACAAAGAATGTATCAAACAAAACAGACTTTATCTAAAAATCTGGCTCTATAAGGAAATGGATAGTGTTTGACCCGATTAGAATAAAATCTATTGTAAGCATAGAAAGAAGTTATTTGTTCAGTTTTGTTTTTAGCGTTTTCACTTTAGCCAACGAAATAGGATGTTTTAAGGTCTCAACTCATACTATGTTTGTGAATGTTTACCACCATTTGCTATGGTGCGAATGCTCTGCACGCGTTGTGCGGAGGGTTAGCACATATGGTGCGGAGGGTTAACACCATATGTGCGGAGGGTTAAATTCATTATGCTATATGGATGACAGGGGATGAATTGTGAGCAAAACGTTGTAATACTAAGATTAAACAGGAGGTGTTTTGGCAGTTTGAAACGTCACGTTTGAGCGTAATAGTCTTATCGCTCGCCAGCGCATACTCCTTAGCATACCGTTGCTAAACCATTCATAGTTGAACTGTTTTCCTCTTTAAAAAGAGAGAAAGATGATTGTATTTCAAGTTTTTTTATTATCTTTGCATTCGGTTCTTTGCGTGCAACAAAGTCCCGATGCTTTTACATCATTATTGCAAAGGTTGAGAACGGGGAGCGAAGGCACGCCATTTACAAATTAGAGACAGGATAATAATTAATGAGAAAATTTATTTTTGCGGTAGCTATAGTATTGCTTTTTGCCGCTTGCGGAGGCGAGGACAACTCATTGACGCCAACGCCACCAACAGTAGAGAAAGTAGTTGAAGTAACGACTGATGACATTGTAAAGTTCTTCAATCTTGATAAACAAATGAACGTTTATCAAGCAACGGAAAAGGCAAAAGCCGACTTAGGAAATAAAACTGTCAATGGAAAGCAGCTGAACGTTACGAGTGTGAGTGTGGTGAAAAGCGATGAAGAACAGGGAACGTTTACGTTGAGAGTTACGGGTAATAGCGGTGGCAAGACCTTCACTAAGGACGTAGATTATACTGGTTTCGCACAGAAACCTAATGATTATGCGATGGCTTCACGTGCTGTTGCAAAATGGAGAGAGGGCGTTGAC from Prevotella melaninogenica includes the following:
- the nrdG gene encoding anaerobic ribonucleoside-triphosphate reductase activating protein, which produces MLRYINTDIVFQEFPDEVTLAINVSGCPCRCPGCHSQFLWADRGEDLTTEALSTLILEMEDTITCVGFMGGDADAEEVDRLAEHIRCHHAGLKIGWYTGRTAISPLINQQRFDYIKVGPYLRHLGGLDSPCTNQRMYRRCADGSFEDITSRFWKAQAGESL